A stretch of Drosophila gunungcola strain Sukarami chromosome 3L unlocalized genomic scaffold, Dgunungcola_SK_2 000002F, whole genome shotgun sequence DNA encodes these proteins:
- the LOC128257074 gene encoding uncharacterized protein LOC128257074: protein MDVLSHYSSPVVEFPATQPLEKQFALVDNCTGTDPPPPSRDATTGTQEKVHVATQTEQRVVSSKEVEYDERALAKWLRQICPMVERELMNPTPLMEEFAISQCRLEEELQVYTYQKLSMGAVENSQGLAIWLCVHTNNAPVLVATTVAPHDDWCEHVDQQLKLFVPQRMSNGSLVIYAEAKTLPLKSCLRSLCTNPFNKTMFAGSTMDGELFIWLYEQARGSDSSVEIKQLHSVSSSQGAAIALDWPREQLLLACYANGSVRQWDLSRQMTLDWEYSLPASVTSEPTVLVALGMDDFVLGTNDGGVYRCWSTGRQAAATKQIQLLALRRHRFMVSTLLRTEMGGNQFVLSCDLSGQAFYHDMRIVDEDMAQLIVQIPLPFKNVIACSRDGNIIYCPANDGALEVHRVSDGAHAHVKGGLRGKGSLIRSSDNGRWLIAGLYGDDFQIFYVEY, encoded by the exons ATGGACGTATTATCGCACTATAGCTCACCGGTCGTTGAATTTCCGGCTACCCAGCCGCTGGAGAAGCAATTCGCCCTGGTGGACAACTGCACCGGCACAGATCCGCCGCCTCCCAGCAGAGATGCTACCACGGGAACGCAGGAGAAGGTGCATGTGGCCACACAAACGGAGCAACGAGTGGTTAGCAGCAAGGAGGTGGAATACGATGAGAGGGCTTTGGCCAAGTGGTTGCGCCAAATATGTCCAATGGTCGAGCGGGAGCTGATGAATCCCACTCCCCTGATGGAGGAGTTCGCGATTAGCCAGTGCCGCTtggaggaggagctgcaggTGTACACCTATCAAAAGCTATCCATGGGCGCAGTGGAGAACTCGCAAGGATTGGCCATCTGGCTGTGTGTGCACACCAATAACGCTCCTGTTCTGGTGGCCACCACGGTGGCTCCCCACGATGACTGGTGCGAGCATGTGGATCAGCAGCTGAAGCTCTTCGTCCCCCAACGGATGTCCAATGGCAGCTTGGTGATCTATGCCGAGGCCAAAACCCTTCCCCTGAAATCCTGCCTCCGAAGTCTATGCACGAATCCTTTTAACAAGACTATGTTTGCCGGATCCACCATGGATGGCGAGCTCTTTATCTGGCTATACGAACAGGCCAGGGGGTCCGATTCCAGCGTGGAGATCAAGCAGCTACACAGCGTATCCTCCTCCCAGGGAGCAGCTATAGCTCTCGACTGGCCAAGGGAACAGCTACTGCTGGCCTGTTATGCCAATGGCAGCGTGCGCCAGTGGGATTTGAGCAGGCAGATGACTCTGGATTGGGA GTACTCCCTGCCCGCCTCGGTTACATCTGAGCCCACGGTCTTGGTGGCCCTGGGAATGGATGACTTTGTGCTGGGCACCAATGATGGTGGCGTTTATCGTTGCTGGAGCACTGGTCGCCAGGCTGCAGCCACCAAGCAGATCCAGTTGTTGGCCCTACGGCGACATCGTTTCATGGTCTCCACACTGCTCCGAACAGAGATGGGTGGCAACCAGTTCGTCCTCAGCTGCGATCTCAGTGGACAGGCCTTCTATCATGATATGCGGATTGTGGATGAG GATATGGCTCAGTTGATAGTGCAGATCCCATTGCCCTTTAAGAACGTAATAGCCTGCAGTCGGGATGGCAACATCATCTACTGTCCAGCCAATGATGGAGCACTGGAAGTGCACAGGGTGAGCGATGGAGCCCATGCCCACGTCAAGGGCGGACTGCGCGGCAAAGGAAGCCTCATCCGAAGCAGCGACAATGG CCGCTGGTTAATTGCTGGCCTTTATGGTGAtgattttcagattttttacGTCGAATATTAA